The following are encoded together in the Capsulimonas corticalis genome:
- a CDS encoding DNA-methyltransferase gives MQENIPHGLHEWRGHTVENIPWAVHRGDVNTVLNTLEENYYNCCVTSPPYYWQRDYKVEGQIGLEQTIDGYVNAIVESMRNLRRVLTRDGLLFLNLGDTYYSAKGQPKGSDKKNGARRFGLRAVDASGLGVPRKTAIGIPWRVALRMIEDGWTLRSPIIWQRLGSLPEPTAHDRPWRTYETLFMFSKSPRYYFCRDNLNGVEDIWTISERPRSSKGIHSAAFPDQLVERCLAVGCPEGGRVIDPFVGSGTVLRVALELGHSATGIDLNEQYCDYVVRELNTL, from the coding sequence GTGCAAGAGAATATACCGCATGGACTACATGAGTGGCGTGGTCATACTGTTGAAAATATCCCCTGGGCTGTCCATCGGGGAGATGTTAATACTGTTCTAAACACTTTAGAAGAAAATTATTACAACTGTTGTGTTACTTCACCCCCCTACTACTGGCAACGGGATTACAAGGTCGAAGGACAAATTGGACTAGAACAGACAATAGATGGCTATGTCAACGCTATTGTTGAATCTATGCGTAATTTAAGGCGTGTACTCACACGAGATGGTCTTCTTTTTTTAAATTTAGGCGATACATATTATTCTGCAAAAGGTCAACCTAAAGGATCAGATAAAAAAAATGGAGCTAGGCGCTTTGGATTAAGGGCTGTTGATGCAAGTGGCCTTGGAGTTCCACGGAAGACGGCAATTGGAATACCATGGCGAGTAGCGCTTCGTATGATTGAAGACGGATGGACATTGCGCTCTCCAATTATTTGGCAACGCTTGGGCAGTCTACCTGAACCTACCGCTCACGATCGTCCTTGGAGAACGTATGAGACGCTCTTCATGTTTAGCAAATCGCCACGATATTATTTTTGCAGAGATAATCTTAATGGCGTTGAAGACATTTGGACTATATCTGAGCGCCCAAGAAGTTCGAAAGGGATCCATTCAGCTGCCTTCCCCGATCAATTAGTAGAACGATGTCTTGCTGTGGGATGCCCAGAGGGTGGGAGAGTGATAGATCCATTTGTTGGTAGTGGTACAGTCTTGCGTGTTGCTCTTGAATTGGGGCATTCTGCTACGGGAATTGATTTAAACGAACAATATTGTGATTACGTAGTTAGAGAATTGAACACTTTATAG
- a CDS encoding GNAT family N-acetyltransferase, which produces MTMNEWLIEQERDGYLISTDPARIDVPAVHNFLASSYWASGLPLEVLTRSIAGSLCFGIYQGDHQVGFARVITDQATFAYLADVYVLEGHRGKGLAQWLLEVISAHPWLQGLRRFLLVTRDAHGLYEKAGFQPIAHVEGYMERRRPNPYLSEKSNAPTE; this is translated from the coding sequence ATGACGATGAATGAATGGCTGATTGAACAAGAACGGGACGGTTATCTGATCTCTACCGATCCCGCCCGAATCGATGTCCCCGCCGTTCATAATTTCCTGGCGTCTTCCTACTGGGCGTCGGGGCTTCCGCTGGAAGTGCTCACGCGGTCCATCGCCGGATCGCTTTGTTTTGGGATTTATCAGGGAGACCATCAGGTGGGATTCGCCCGCGTCATTACCGACCAGGCCACATTCGCTTACCTCGCGGATGTGTATGTTCTGGAGGGGCATCGCGGGAAAGGATTGGCGCAATGGCTGTTGGAGGTGATCTCCGCGCACCCGTGGCTTCAGGGATTGCGGAGATTCTTATTGGTGACGCGCGACGCCCACGGACTCTACGAAAAAGCGGGATTTCAGCCCATCGCCCATGTGGAGGGCTACATGGAGCGGCGTCGTCCGAATCCCTATCTGTCCGAGAAATCCAATGCGCCTACGGAATAG
- a CDS encoding family 78 glycoside hydrolase catalytic domain gives MSKPFTQAQWIWSTNDIAARFGVRRFRGRFTAETATRVTCLVSADSRYILYLDGAPLGRGPARSALRSYNYETYSVDITPGEHVFAAIVIAADEYSRPIPEMHDRGGFLLEAKSADGKALCATGGEGWRVQEDTSLTPTLVEPPHFHYCEVGLMEVVRGSEIPWGWTARDFDDAGWTAPVAIHPVIIRHQPGDTDKSRWRLVARDIPAMRYDRREFTSAGEALPVTVAPGETREIILDAGAYAIGYPELRVEGGAGSAITLTYAEALTLNGVKSQRDALEGGDVEGLCDVYHPGGGAETYEPLHWRAFRFVKLTIVGGDAPVTVAGLAYHRTGYPWRRLATFSVTGGPAELTEVQDVDFRTLQSCTWETFMDCPYYEQLQYVGDTRLQALLGYAATGDARLARRAVRQFDASRLPSGLTQSRFPSSFEQIIPPFSLLWILMVEDLWRYAPGASTTVANCLNGARGVLEWFGKHLTPDGVVGGHLPHWSFVDWVDGWEGGVPPPAAAGLPSATINLQYLAAMQSYIRLRDALGDTREAEFWQAHLDMLTDAITSTFWDDDAELLREGPDDSWGYSQHAQAWGLLTGVIPPSAVEDVVESLHTDDTLAKTSFYHTFYVVEALAKVGRLEKLWSHWLQPWRNALDLGFTTWPEKAEPTRSDCHAWSAWPTYAFLTHVLGVKPKEAGYAKYEIKPNYVDGWDHLTGTLPTTAGLLRVTVDWDGDKPKVHTELVTK, from the coding sequence ATGAGCAAACCTTTCACTCAAGCCCAATGGATCTGGAGCACCAACGACATTGCTGCTCGCTTTGGAGTTCGCCGCTTCCGAGGGCGCTTTACAGCGGAAACCGCGACGCGCGTGACGTGCCTTGTCTCCGCCGACAGCCGCTATATCCTGTATCTCGACGGCGCGCCGCTGGGCCGGGGGCCGGCGCGTTCGGCGCTGCGCAGCTATAATTACGAAACCTACTCTGTCGATATTACGCCAGGCGAACATGTCTTCGCGGCCATCGTAATCGCCGCCGACGAGTACAGCCGGCCGATCCCCGAAATGCACGATCGCGGCGGATTCCTGCTGGAGGCCAAGAGCGCGGATGGTAAGGCGCTGTGCGCGACGGGCGGCGAAGGCTGGCGCGTTCAGGAAGACACCTCCCTCACCCCTACCCTCGTCGAACCGCCCCATTTCCACTATTGCGAAGTCGGCTTGATGGAAGTCGTGCGCGGCTCGGAAATCCCGTGGGGCTGGACGGCGCGTGATTTTGACGACGCCGGGTGGACCGCGCCCGTCGCTATCCATCCCGTGATTATCCGACACCAGCCGGGTGATACGGATAAATCGCGCTGGCGCCTCGTCGCCCGCGATATTCCGGCGATGCGCTACGACCGCCGCGAGTTCACCAGCGCCGGCGAAGCGCTCCCCGTCACCGTCGCTCCCGGCGAGACCCGAGAGATCATTCTGGACGCCGGCGCGTACGCCATTGGCTATCCCGAATTGCGCGTCGAAGGCGGCGCGGGCTCCGCGATTACCCTCACCTACGCCGAGGCGCTCACCCTCAACGGCGTCAAGAGCCAGCGCGATGCGCTGGAAGGCGGCGATGTCGAGGGCCTGTGCGATGTCTACCATCCCGGCGGCGGCGCGGAGACCTACGAGCCGCTCCACTGGCGCGCGTTCCGCTTTGTGAAACTGACCATCGTGGGCGGCGACGCTCCCGTCACGGTGGCGGGATTGGCCTACCACCGCACGGGATATCCGTGGCGGCGCCTCGCGACCTTCTCGGTCACCGGCGGGCCGGCCGAGCTGACCGAGGTGCAGGACGTCGACTTCCGGACACTGCAATCGTGCACCTGGGAAACCTTCATGGACTGCCCGTACTACGAGCAGCTCCAATATGTCGGCGACACCCGCCTGCAAGCCCTGCTCGGCTACGCGGCGACGGGCGACGCCCGCCTTGCCCGCCGCGCAGTGCGCCAGTTCGACGCCTCCCGCCTGCCCTCGGGCCTGACGCAAAGTCGCTTTCCCAGCAGCTTCGAGCAGATCATCCCGCCCTTCTCTCTCTTGTGGATCCTGATGGTGGAAGACCTGTGGCGCTACGCCCCCGGCGCATCGACCACGGTGGCGAACTGCCTGAACGGGGCGCGCGGCGTGCTGGAGTGGTTCGGCAAGCACCTGACCCCGGACGGCGTGGTCGGCGGCCATCTGCCGCACTGGAGCTTCGTGGACTGGGTGGACGGCTGGGAGGGCGGCGTTCCGCCGCCGGCCGCCGCCGGCCTGCCCAGCGCCACGATCAACCTGCAATACCTCGCCGCCATGCAGTCTTATATCCGATTGCGCGACGCGCTGGGCGACACCCGCGAGGCGGAATTCTGGCAGGCGCACCTGGATATGCTCACCGACGCCATCACGTCCACCTTCTGGGACGACGACGCCGAACTGCTGCGCGAAGGCCCCGACGATAGCTGGGGCTACTCACAGCACGCGCAGGCGTGGGGCCTGCTCACGGGCGTCATCCCGCCGAGCGCCGTCGAAGACGTCGTGGAAAGCCTGCACACCGACGATACCCTCGCCAAGACCAGCTTCTATCACACCTTCTACGTCGTGGAGGCCCTCGCCAAAGTCGGCCGCCTCGAAAAGCTCTGGTCGCACTGGCTCCAGCCCTGGCGCAACGCCCTCGACCTCGGCTTCACCACCTGGCCCGAGAAAGCGGAACCCACCCGCTCCGACTGCCACGCGTGGAGCGCCTGGCCCACCTACGCCTTCCTCACCCACGTCCTCGGCGTCAAACCCAAGGAAGCCGGCTACGCCAAGTACGAGATCAAACCCAACTACGTCGACGGCTGGGACCACCTCACAGGAACGCTCCCGACCACGGCGGGTCTCCTGCGCGTGACGGTCGATTGGGATGGAGATAAGCCGAAGGTGCATACGGAGTTGGTGACGAAGTAA
- a CDS encoding DUF1501 domain-containing protein: protein MTNFDLQKLTRRQALQLGLAGAAGLVVPRYAGAAAPASAAKPKATADSMILIWLPGGVAQTDTWDPKKYTPYTQGMKGSQILGTCESIPTKADGIRLGAGLENIASVMDKSTVLRSLTSDTKFGAIHLKAQYYAMTGYLFPAGVAAPSMGAVVSRTLGRRDPNVPAYIDLCRDINTSNEEMLFINEFNGPGFYGVKHAPFMIPNPSQGLPTLNAVAGMDMTRLDRRQHYLEAITGLSSTALQTAHPAKDYMKVMEDARAMMDSPVKRAFAFMQEEKPETIKAYDVGHRFGFGCLLARRLVEKGARFVEVEYQYEAFAGFDMHADGQSRMVAMKAQIDRPIAQLVRDLDQRGLLDRTLIVVMTEFGRTIANQPAAGTEAFGFAERATGDDLIIANEKMYGFHGHFSSGNSMLFFGGGFKKGFAYGKTADIHPMIPTENPVRLEDVHATIYKAMGIPADTSYVTEGRPFYVTNNGKGVPIEAMLA from the coding sequence ATGACAAATTTCGATCTTCAAAAATTGACCCGCCGGCAGGCGCTCCAGCTTGGCCTCGCCGGCGCGGCGGGCCTGGTCGTTCCGCGCTATGCCGGCGCCGCCGCGCCGGCGTCGGCCGCTAAGCCGAAGGCGACTGCGGATTCCATGATCTTGATCTGGCTGCCTGGCGGCGTCGCGCAGACCGATACCTGGGACCCGAAGAAATATACGCCGTACACGCAAGGGATGAAAGGTTCGCAGATTCTGGGCACCTGTGAATCCATACCGACCAAGGCGGATGGCATTCGGCTGGGCGCGGGGCTGGAGAATATCGCCTCCGTGATGGACAAAAGCACGGTGCTGCGCAGTCTGACCAGCGACACCAAGTTCGGCGCAATCCATCTCAAGGCTCAGTACTATGCAATGACCGGGTATCTGTTCCCGGCGGGCGTCGCCGCGCCGAGCATGGGCGCGGTGGTGAGTCGCACACTGGGCCGCCGGGACCCGAACGTTCCCGCCTACATCGACCTTTGCCGGGATATCAACACCAGCAACGAAGAGATGCTCTTCATCAATGAGTTCAATGGGCCGGGCTTCTACGGCGTCAAGCACGCGCCGTTCATGATCCCGAACCCCTCGCAGGGCCTGCCGACGCTGAACGCTGTCGCCGGCATGGACATGACCCGCCTGGACCGTCGCCAGCATTACCTGGAAGCGATCACCGGGCTCTCCTCCACGGCATTGCAGACCGCCCATCCCGCGAAAGATTATATGAAGGTGATGGAGGACGCCCGCGCGATGATGGATTCGCCGGTGAAGCGCGCCTTCGCCTTTATGCAGGAAGAGAAGCCGGAGACGATCAAAGCCTACGATGTCGGCCACCGCTTCGGATTCGGCTGTCTGCTCGCGCGGCGTTTGGTGGAGAAGGGGGCGCGCTTCGTCGAGGTCGAGTATCAATACGAAGCCTTTGCAGGGTTCGACATGCACGCCGATGGACAGAGCCGCATGGTCGCGATGAAAGCGCAGATCGACCGCCCCATCGCCCAGCTCGTCCGCGACCTGGACCAGCGCGGCCTGCTCGATCGCACCCTGATCGTCGTGATGACCGAGTTCGGCCGCACCATCGCCAACCAGCCCGCCGCCGGCACGGAAGCCTTCGGCTTCGCCGAGCGCGCCACCGGCGACGATCTCATTATCGCCAACGAAAAGATGTACGGCTTCCACGGCCACTTCAGCAGCGGCAACAGCATGCTCTTCTTCGGCGGCGGCTTCAAAAAAGGCTTCGCCTACGGCAAGACTGCCGACATCCACCCCATGATCCCCACCGAGAACCCCGTGCGCCTTGAAGACGTCCACGCCACGATCTACAAAGCCATGGGCATCCCCGCCGACACCAGCTACGTCACCGAGGGCCGGCCGTTCTATGTGACAAACAATGGGAAGGGCGTCCCGATTGAGGCGATGCTGGCGTGA
- a CDS encoding AAA family ATPase, translating to MYISIDQIQSSLSNLADVHPFFGMSFLAFKASRLPIGRSADIVFTRIADDILKKHYKIPNQPGYYNPFRSSTPDQRWVVPRYGSTSLQRITTDTFGDVFIHEKKSSQWGWNDNYVNILQKHLNGHLIPTFDLAVWLYRSENFGSSLSPNELITRFIDDYLISDIELDLLFDLETIKVCEKFTSDDPIPTSELLTILTRQQNAPLDEGATLKYLELKNIGPAEEMHYEPGDRLNIITGDNSLGKTFLFECAWWALTGSWSSHQVIPRLEAPDEIAPINAGITRPKDGIDHITGFYNRKNQQWRLKDKRSVMPGLIIYAKADGSYAVWDPARAKLSINTTITQSTIVMSSSEVFDGVREQGNQGTFQWICNGLIRDWVTWKNDSRYIDRYEAFIQCLADLTPSSSEPMKPGNFTRIPNDSRDIPCLRMPYGDIPILYASAGVQRIVALAYVIVWSWFEHQERSSILQTSIQDHIVLMIDEIEAHLHPRWQRVIVPAIINVMETLAPTVQIQSHISTHSPMVMVSVEPMFDNHIDRLYHLRSESRGAVLEELPFIKRGRADLWLISEVFGLNQARSVPAEQAIAEATRILLVDSPSHQEVLFINSQLVNLLAPDDEFWPQWRYFAKQNGVKN from the coding sequence ATGTATATTTCCATTGATCAAATTCAATCATCACTATCTAATTTGGCAGACGTGCATCCTTTTTTCGGAATGTCATTCCTTGCATTCAAAGCATCTAGGCTTCCAATAGGAAGAAGTGCTGACATTGTATTTACCAGAATTGCTGACGACATATTAAAAAAACATTATAAGATCCCGAATCAACCTGGATATTATAACCCATTTCGTTCTTCTACTCCTGATCAACGATGGGTCGTTCCGCGTTATGGAAGCACTTCCCTTCAAAGAATCACGACGGACACATTTGGGGACGTATTTATTCATGAAAAAAAGTCTTCACAATGGGGATGGAATGACAACTATGTTAACATACTACAAAAACATCTTAATGGACATTTAATTCCTACTTTTGACCTCGCCGTATGGTTATACAGATCTGAAAATTTCGGATCGTCTTTGTCACCAAATGAGCTGATTACAAGGTTCATTGACGACTATCTAATATCAGATATAGAATTAGATCTTTTATTTGACCTTGAAACTATAAAGGTTTGTGAAAAATTCACTTCTGATGATCCTATACCTACATCTGAACTCTTAACAATATTAACACGCCAGCAAAATGCTCCTCTCGATGAGGGAGCTACATTGAAGTATCTGGAGCTCAAGAATATTGGCCCTGCCGAAGAAATGCACTACGAACCTGGTGATCGACTTAACATCATTACCGGTGATAACAGTTTAGGAAAAACTTTTTTATTCGAATGCGCATGGTGGGCTCTAACAGGATCCTGGTCTTCCCATCAAGTAATACCACGTTTGGAAGCTCCAGACGAAATTGCACCAATAAATGCCGGTATCACACGTCCCAAAGACGGAATTGATCACATCACTGGATTTTATAATAGAAAAAATCAGCAATGGCGCCTTAAAGATAAGCGCAGTGTGATGCCTGGCCTTATAATTTACGCTAAGGCTGATGGTTCATATGCAGTTTGGGACCCTGCAAGAGCAAAACTTTCCATCAATACAACAATCACACAATCAACTATTGTGATGTCATCATCCGAAGTTTTTGACGGTGTACGTGAGCAAGGAAATCAAGGCACATTTCAGTGGATTTGTAACGGATTAATAAGAGACTGGGTCACTTGGAAGAACGATAGCAGATATATCGATAGATATGAGGCCTTTATTCAATGTTTAGCGGATCTTACACCTTCTTCATCCGAGCCGATGAAACCAGGGAATTTCACTCGGATACCTAACGACTCGAGGGATATCCCTTGCTTGCGCATGCCTTATGGCGACATCCCAATATTATATGCATCAGCAGGAGTTCAACGAATAGTAGCATTAGCTTACGTTATCGTCTGGTCATGGTTTGAGCATCAAGAGCGAAGCAGTATTCTCCAAACATCTATACAAGATCATATTGTATTAATGATCGACGAAATCGAAGCGCATCTTCACCCACGTTGGCAACGCGTGATAGTCCCTGCAATTATTAATGTTATGGAAACTCTTGCTCCTACTGTACAAATACAATCGCATATTTCCACTCATTCTCCAATGGTCATGGTTTCAGTTGAGCCAATGTTCGATAACCATATAGATAGGCTCTACCATCTTCGTTCCGAATCGCGAGGAGCAGTATTAGAAGAATTACCATTTATTAAACGAGGACGTGCGGACTTATGGTTAATATCAGAGGTTTTCGGGTTAAATCAAGCTAGATCAGTGCCGGCAGAACAAGCAATCGCCGAGGCAACAAGAATATTATTAGTGGACAGCCCCTCACATCAAGAAGTTTTGTTCATCAATTCTCAATTGGTTAACCTTTTGGCCCCAGATGATGAATTTTGGCCTCAGTGGCGCTACTTCGCAAAACAAAATGGAGTTAAGAATTGA
- a CDS encoding DUF1553 domain-containing protein → MNQPKHLKTTPHHFKAVALATAGLLSLVAWAATAAPPAPSAIPVRPLDPVEAKSVSYNKQIKPLLGLRCASCHGASSPSSGLSVMSVASLLKGGARGPAIVAGKPDASLLVQYVRGIKSPRMPIGNGALSVDEIHLIREWILAGAHDDSADKTGKTVVDEGVIDPSAPLEDESGLTLAEIRAKHLARLPAPPRIPGVSAPTFNPIDNFIAAKWREMKFPTPPVCDDAAFVRRAYLDVVGMIPTESQASAFIADKTPDKRAKLVDTLLARDDDYAAAWLPWWEDALASNGSHQGGTGTRPNLEKWLTTNLKVNRPYDEMAAELIDPNTPSPTAAMTRGWIRNDDHVETTQSAAYVAQVFLGTGVKCASCHNHFLNPEWTQRKFMGYASYFAPKDVEVIRCEVHEGDFVPPTFLFNQPAARSAAMHIPSDLDNRLKQVSRLVVDPQNPRFAKCIVNRLWKRYLGLGLVEPADDFRAEGNAPSHPQLLNWLADDFMRHGYDLKHTIRLILTSRTYQLRYDPTVADTYSASSPDKPRYVRSPSLRRLTEEQLLDSVNVMMGNKDAPRAAYDEDSTALTRALGRSASRNEISTSRSDDVAVVQALELLNGEEYSSRVTSGAFARTMSQERDPAQIAGRAYWSAYSRPPTSQELSVAKKFLRAEIASSDAPSKPVIENVWFDSAPPSGTMPADPWTPAPEMPFFGKASHTVPLADGPHEQHFVDAKPALTLNNGDQLFAYVYIDPAHPPRELMLQWNDGNWEHRAYWGENLIDYGASGSAARHEMGALPPAGQWVRLAVPADKVGLGTAAQIGGMSFDQVGGRVYFNRAGVIPAVKPHPAIVDMVWALTSSPEFQYIH, encoded by the coding sequence ATGAACCAGCCAAAACATCTCAAAACCACGCCTCATCATTTCAAAGCCGTCGCGCTCGCGACCGCTGGCTTGCTGTCGCTGGTCGCGTGGGCGGCGACCGCTGCGCCGCCGGCGCCCTCCGCGATTCCGGTCCGGCCGCTGGATCCCGTGGAGGCCAAGAGCGTCAGTTACAATAAGCAGATCAAGCCGCTGCTGGGGCTGCGCTGTGCATCGTGCCATGGGGCGTCGTCGCCTTCTTCGGGCTTAAGCGTGATGTCGGTCGCGTCGCTGCTCAAGGGCGGCGCGCGCGGGCCGGCGATTGTCGCGGGCAAACCCGATGCGAGCCTGCTGGTGCAGTATGTGCGCGGAATTAAGTCGCCGCGTATGCCGATCGGGAACGGCGCGCTTTCGGTCGATGAGATCCATTTGATTCGTGAGTGGATTTTGGCGGGGGCGCATGACGATAGCGCCGACAAAACGGGCAAGACCGTCGTGGATGAGGGGGTGATCGATCCCTCGGCGCCATTGGAGGATGAGTCGGGGCTGACGCTGGCGGAGATCCGCGCCAAGCATCTCGCACGCCTTCCCGCGCCGCCGCGTATCCCTGGCGTGTCGGCGCCGACGTTTAACCCCATCGATAATTTTATCGCCGCCAAGTGGCGTGAGATGAAATTCCCGACGCCTCCCGTGTGCGACGACGCGGCGTTCGTCCGCCGCGCGTATCTCGATGTCGTAGGCATGATTCCGACGGAATCCCAGGCAAGCGCTTTTATCGCGGACAAGACGCCGGACAAGCGCGCCAAATTGGTGGATACGCTGCTGGCGCGGGACGACGACTACGCCGCCGCATGGCTGCCGTGGTGGGAGGACGCGCTGGCGTCCAACGGCTCGCATCAGGGCGGAACGGGAACGCGGCCGAATTTGGAGAAGTGGCTGACGACGAATCTTAAGGTCAATCGTCCTTATGACGAGATGGCCGCCGAGCTGATCGATCCTAACACGCCCTCGCCGACCGCCGCGATGACCAGGGGCTGGATCCGTAACGACGACCATGTGGAGACGACACAGAGCGCCGCCTATGTGGCGCAGGTCTTTCTAGGGACGGGCGTCAAATGCGCGAGCTGCCACAACCACTTCCTGAACCCGGAGTGGACCCAGCGCAAGTTCATGGGCTATGCATCGTACTTTGCGCCCAAGGACGTGGAGGTGATCCGCTGCGAGGTGCATGAGGGCGACTTCGTTCCGCCGACCTTCCTGTTCAATCAGCCCGCCGCCCGGAGCGCGGCGATGCACATCCCGTCGGACTTGGACAACCGTCTGAAACAGGTCTCGCGGCTGGTGGTGGATCCGCAAAACCCGCGCTTCGCCAAGTGCATCGTCAATCGTCTCTGGAAGCGCTATCTCGGGCTGGGGCTGGTGGAGCCGGCGGACGATTTCCGGGCCGAAGGCAACGCGCCCAGCCATCCGCAGCTTCTGAACTGGCTGGCCGATGACTTTATGCGGCATGGCTACGATCTTAAGCATACCATTCGGTTGATCCTGACGAGCCGCACCTACCAATTGCGCTACGATCCCACGGTCGCCGATACTTACAGCGCCTCGTCGCCGGACAAGCCGCGCTATGTGCGTTCGCCCAGCCTGCGGCGTCTCACGGAGGAGCAGCTACTCGACAGCGTCAACGTGATGATGGGAAATAAAGATGCGCCCCGCGCCGCGTATGACGAAGACTCGACGGCGCTGACGCGGGCGCTTGGCCGCTCGGCCTCGCGCAACGAAATCTCGACGTCTCGCTCCGACGATGTCGCCGTGGTGCAGGCGCTGGAGCTGCTGAACGGCGAGGAGTACAGCAGTCGGGTGACGAGCGGCGCCTTCGCCCGGACCATGTCCCAGGAACGCGATCCCGCCCAGATCGCCGGACGCGCCTACTGGTCGGCCTACAGCCGGCCGCCGACGTCGCAAGAGCTGTCCGTCGCCAAGAAATTTCTGCGCGCCGAAATCGCATCGTCGGACGCGCCGTCCAAACCCGTGATCGAAAACGTCTGGTTCGACAGCGCGCCGCCCTCCGGGACAATGCCGGCCGATCCATGGACGCCAGCGCCGGAAATGCCCTTCTTCGGCAAGGCGTCGCATACAGTCCCGCTGGCGGACGGCCCGCACGAGCAGCACTTCGTGGACGCCAAGCCGGCGCTGACGCTTAATAACGGCGACCAGTTATTCGCCTACGTTTATATCGATCCCGCGCATCCTCCGCGTGAGCTGATGCTGCAATGGAATGACGGCAACTGGGAGCACCGCGCCTACTGGGGCGAGAACTTGATCGACTACGGCGCGTCCGGATCCGCCGCCCGGCATGAGATGGGCGCCTTGCCGCCGGCGGGGCAGTGGGTGCGGCTGGCGGTCCCCGCAGACAAGGTGGGGCTCGGAACAGCCGCGCAGATCGGCGGCATGTCCTTCGATCAGGTCGGCGGCCGCGTTTACTTCAACCGCGCCGGCGTCATCCCTGCGGTCAAACCGCATCCCGCGATTGTCGATATGGTCTGGGCGCTCACATCGTCGCCCGAATTTCAATACATTCACTGA
- the purQ gene encoding phosphoribosylformylglycinamidine synthase subunit PurQ: MKFGVIKFPGSNCDQDAYYTIKDVLGQPVEYLWHQDTDLKGADCIVVPGGFSYGDYLRCGAIARFSPIMSAVQDFAANGGYVLGVCNGFQVLCESHLLPGALVRNDNQHFICKQVYLRAENTDTPFTNQIDNGATLQIPIAHGEGKYVCDEPTLKALQENRRILFRYARPDGSLSDQANPNGSVDNIAGVANETFNVFGLMPHPERAADPALGSADGRLIFDSLLRHTR; encoded by the coding sequence GTGAAATTCGGCGTTATCAAATTTCCGGGATCGAACTGCGACCAGGACGCCTACTATACGATCAAGGACGTCCTGGGACAGCCGGTCGAGTACCTCTGGCATCAGGACACCGATCTGAAGGGCGCCGACTGCATCGTCGTCCCCGGCGGGTTCTCCTACGGCGATTATCTGCGCTGCGGCGCGATCGCACGGTTCTCGCCGATCATGTCAGCGGTGCAGGATTTCGCCGCGAACGGCGGCTATGTGCTGGGCGTCTGCAACGGCTTCCAGGTACTGTGCGAATCGCACCTGCTGCCGGGCGCGCTCGTGCGCAACGACAATCAGCATTTTATCTGCAAGCAAGTGTATCTGCGGGCGGAAAATACGGACACGCCCTTCACGAATCAGATTGACAACGGAGCAACGCTGCAAATCCCCATCGCCCACGGCGAAGGCAAGTATGTTTGCGATGAGCCGACCCTCAAAGCGCTTCAGGAAAACCGTCGTATCCTGTTTCGCTACGCCCGGCCCGACGGCTCTTTGTCCGATCAGGCGAATCCGAACGGTTCCGTCGATAACATCGCCGGCGTCGCCAACGAGACATTCAATGTCTTCGGCCTCATGCCTCACCCCGAGCGCGCCGCCGACCCCGCGCTCGGTTCGGCTGACGGCCGCCTGATCTTCGATTCACTTCTTCGGCACACGCGGTAG
- a CDS encoding DJ-1/PfpI family protein, producing MVTVDVVLFEGVDELDFCGPYEVLASCRKVVDGKWSDRPAFHVQSVAEYRSMIQCAHGMGIVPDKTFANAPEADIVIVPGGPGARNEHLPTRMIEFLRRAYETSDIVSSVCTGAFILGRAGLLDGHRVTTHHCRTKDLQAMYPKAQVVTGQRVVADGKKRHIITSGGITCGIDLALALIAHYEGKEAATLAADRLEWPRFHSVSAPASTPSATPERAGVK from the coding sequence ATGGTTACTGTTGATGTCGTATTGTTTGAGGGTGTAGATGAATTAGACTTCTGCGGTCCATACGAGGTGCTTGCCTCGTGCCGCAAAGTCGTGGATGGCAAGTGGAGCGACCGGCCTGCCTTCCACGTCCAGAGTGTCGCCGAATACCGCAGCATGATCCAGTGCGCCCACGGTATGGGGATTGTCCCGGACAAAACGTTCGCCAACGCGCCGGAAGCCGATATCGTGATCGTTCCCGGCGGCCCGGGCGCGCGCAACGAACACCTCCCCACCCGCATGATCGAGTTTCTCCGCCGGGCCTACGAGACGTCCGACATCGTCTCCAGCGTCTGCACCGGCGCCTTCATTCTGGGCCGCGCCGGCCTCCTCGACGGCCATCGCGTCACCACCCACCACTGCCGCACCAAGGATCTCCAGGCGATGTATCCGAAAGCTCAGGTCGTCACCGGCCAGCGAGTTGTGGCGGATGGCAAGAAACGCCATATAATCACCTCCGGCGGCATCACCTGCGGCATCGATTTGGCTTTGGCGCTCATCGCACACTACGAAGGCAAGGAAGCCGCGACTCTCGCCGCCGACCGCCTGGAATGGCCCCGATTCCACAGCGTCTCCGCGCCCGCCTCCACGCCAAGCGCGACTCCGGAGCGCGCGGGGGTAAAATAG